The region TCGCCGTGTTCACCACGAGCAACACTTTTCCCGAAAAATCGGCCAGAGACTTGTTGCTCCCGTCGAGGAGACTGGCGGTAAAATCATAAACGGTGCTCATCGTCGCCTCCGCGCCGCGTCATGCCCTCGAGAAACCAATTCGGCAAGGATCGATTTCCGAAGCAGGCCGGCATTGTCCCTGGGTGCTTACCCCCGCTCCGCCGGTTCGCTGCGCGTCGGCGTCGGAAGCCTTGGCGGATTGCCGAGACGGCGATCGAGATAAAGCCCGATCTCTTCGTTCAAAGGCTCGATGCAGTTCTCGAAAAAATGGTTGGCCCCTGGGATGACGGCGTGCTCGATTGAAATGCCCTTCTGGGTCTTGAGCTTTTCGATAAGACCGGTGACTTCCTTCAAGGGGGCGACGCGATCCTGGTCCCCATGCACGAAGAGCCCGGAAGAGGGACAAGGCGCAAGAAATGAAAAGTCGAAGCGGTTGGCCGGCGGAGCAATCGCCACGAACCCTTCAATTTCCGGCCGCCGCATCAAAAGCTGCATGCCG is a window of Methylocapsa sp. D3K7 DNA encoding:
- a CDS encoding alpha/beta hydrolase is translated as MPEVMFNGPSGRIEGRFQPSPVRGAPLAIILHPHPQFGGTMNNQIVYNLYYTFAERGFSVLRFNFRGVGRSQGGFDHGQGELSDAAAALDWAQSINPEARSCWIAGISFGAWIGMQLLMRRPEIEGFVAIAPPANRFDFSFLAPCPSSGLFVHGDQDRVAPLKEVTGLIEKLKTQKGISIEHAVIPGANHFFENCIEPLNEEIGLYLDRRLGNPPRLPTPTRSEPAERG